Proteins from a single region of Flavobacterium sp. K5-23:
- a CDS encoding S9 family peptidase, with protein MKKLLFTTLTMMSLSAIGQNVMSPETLWELGRVAPLGISKDGKNIVYKVTIPSIEENKSNSKTYTIPVNGGNPTEVAETKDLLKDKNISPDGKYIVYNEEVKINKVHGKDFYPELEKSDVQIYDGLDYRHWDTWNEGKFNHVLYKENVDGSVGTDIMGNEPFDSPQKPFGGDEDYIWSPGSKSIFYVSKKKAGTQYAISTNTNIYEYSLETGKTINRTEDNLGYDMAPQFSPSGNLSWLQMKRDGYEADKNDIIVDFKGIKMNLTANWDGTADSFLWSKDSDKIYFIAPVDGTKQLFEVNFPGLTRIAINVHQITNGDFDVNDIVGFSGNKIIVTRADMNHASEIFSFDLKKKSWKQISNVNTTTYDSLALSKTVRRYVTTTDGKKMLVWVILPPNFDATKKYPTLLYCQGGPQSALTQFYSFRWNFQLMAANGYIVVAPNRRGMPGHGVEWNEQISKDWGGQVMDDYLSAIDDVSKESYVDKSRLGCVGASYGGYSVFYLAGIHNNRFKTFIAHDGVFNTQSMFGTTEEVFFNNWDFGGAYWEKDNAVAQKTYTTFNPVNLVEKWSKPILIIQGGKDFRVPIGQGQEAFQAAQLRGLKSKFIYFPEENHWVLKPQNAQVWQREFFNWLKETL; from the coding sequence ATGAAAAAACTACTTTTTACAACCCTAACTATGATGAGTTTAAGCGCTATTGGCCAAAATGTAATGTCGCCAGAAACCCTTTGGGAACTAGGCCGAGTTGCTCCATTAGGCATTTCTAAAGACGGAAAGAACATTGTTTACAAAGTAACCATCCCTTCGATTGAAGAAAACAAATCTAATTCTAAAACGTATACCATACCGGTTAACGGAGGAAATCCTACAGAAGTTGCCGAAACTAAAGATTTACTTAAAGACAAAAACATTTCCCCAGACGGGAAATACATAGTCTATAATGAAGAGGTAAAAATAAACAAGGTACACGGAAAAGATTTCTATCCTGAATTGGAAAAATCGGATGTACAAATCTATGACGGACTGGACTATCGCCACTGGGACACTTGGAACGAAGGTAAATTCAATCACGTTTTATACAAGGAAAACGTAGATGGTTCTGTAGGCACTGACATTATGGGTAATGAACCTTTTGACAGCCCACAAAAACCTTTCGGTGGTGACGAAGACTACATTTGGTCGCCGGGAAGCAAAAGTATTTTTTATGTTTCGAAGAAAAAAGCAGGAACACAATATGCTATTTCCACAAATACCAACATCTACGAATACAGCTTAGAAACTGGAAAAACAATTAATAGAACCGAAGATAATCTAGGCTACGATATGGCGCCACAATTTTCTCCTTCAGGAAATTTATCTTGGCTGCAAATGAAAAGAGATGGATATGAAGCAGATAAAAATGACATTATTGTTGATTTCAAAGGAATAAAAATGAACCTGACTGCTAATTGGGACGGTACAGCGGATAGTTTCTTATGGAGTAAAGACAGTGATAAAATTTATTTCATTGCTCCAGTTGACGGTACAAAACAGTTATTTGAAGTTAATTTTCCGGGACTTACAAGAATTGCAATAAATGTACACCAAATTACCAACGGGGATTTTGACGTGAATGATATAGTTGGGTTTTCAGGCAACAAAATTATAGTTACTCGTGCGGATATGAACCACGCATCAGAAATATTTTCATTCGACTTGAAGAAAAAAAGCTGGAAACAAATATCAAACGTAAATACAACAACCTACGATTCTTTGGCGTTAAGCAAAACCGTAAGAAGATATGTAACTACAACTGACGGAAAAAAAATGTTAGTTTGGGTTATTCTTCCTCCAAATTTTGATGCTACAAAAAAATACCCAACCCTTTTATATTGTCAAGGCGGACCACAAAGTGCTTTGACACAATTTTATTCTTTCCGTTGGAATTTCCAATTAATGGCTGCCAATGGCTATATTGTTGTTGCGCCTAATCGTCGTGGAATGCCAGGACATGGTGTAGAATGGAATGAACAAATAAGCAAAGATTGGGGCGGACAGGTAATGGACGATTACCTTTCGGCAATTGATGACGTTTCTAAAGAAAGTTACGTAGACAAATCCAGACTTGGATGTGTTGGGGCTAGTTATGGAGGATATTCTGTGTTTTATTTAGCGGGAATCCACAACAACCGATTCAAAACTTTTATTGCTCATGATGGTGTTTTCAACACACAAAGCATGTTTGGAACTACTGAGGAAGTGTTCTTTAACAACTGGGACTTTGGAGGTGCTTATTGGGAAAAAGACAATGCTGTAGCACAAAAAACGTATACTACATTCAACCCCGTAAATTTAGTGGAGAAATGGAGCAAACCCATTTTAATCATTCAAGGAGGAAAAGATTTCCGTGTTCCAATAGGTCAAGGTCAAGAAGCTTTTCAGGCTGCTCAATTACGTGGGCTTAAAAGCAAATTTATTTATTTTCCAGAAGAGAATCATTGGGTTTTAAAACCTCAAAACGCTCAGGTATGGCAAAGAGAATTTTTTAATTGGTTGAAAGAAACCCTATAA
- a CDS encoding aminopeptidase C gives MYNFPIKSIFIATSFLLGMNSISAQDGLVNSLKVNASEKSKESFKFTDVINLANTSIKNQGSSGTCWSYSANSYLESEMIRLGKQPVELSQVFSARNAYVEKGKNYVRMHGAVTLGDGGELHDVTNMYRKYGAVPQEVYTGLNYGTDKNKFAEMAGITEALLAAVVKNPNGQLTPNWEKAYAAVIDSYLGEVPKNFNYKGKNYTPQSFAKEVVGINPDEYVEFASYSTEPYYTKTMMMVPDNWSFDLVYNVKMNDMTTIIDNAIKNGYTVAWASDVSEKSFSWKNGVAYIPTKKIDDMSTEEKENMFNGPKPELEITEEMRQKAFDNYETTDDHAMHIVGIAKDQTGKEYYIVKNSWGATNDYKGYLYVSKNFVKYKTTSFMVNKGGIPSEIAKKLGV, from the coding sequence ATGTATAATTTTCCAATCAAAAGTATATTTATTGCTACTTCGTTTCTGCTAGGAATGAATAGCATTTCAGCACAAGACGGTCTTGTGAATTCTCTAAAAGTAAATGCAAGCGAAAAAAGCAAAGAAAGCTTTAAATTTACTGATGTTATCAATCTTGCCAATACATCTATAAAAAACCAAGGTTCATCGGGAACTTGCTGGAGTTACTCGGCTAATTCTTATTTAGAATCAGAGATGATCCGTTTAGGAAAACAACCTGTAGAATTATCTCAAGTATTCTCGGCTCGTAATGCTTATGTTGAAAAAGGTAAAAACTATGTTCGTATGCATGGCGCTGTAACTCTTGGTGACGGTGGAGAATTACACGATGTAACCAATATGTACAGAAAGTACGGAGCTGTACCTCAAGAAGTATATACTGGATTAAATTACGGAACAGATAAAAACAAATTTGCTGAAATGGCAGGTATCACAGAAGCATTATTAGCTGCAGTTGTTAAAAATCCAAATGGTCAACTTACCCCAAACTGGGAAAAAGCCTATGCAGCAGTTATAGACTCTTACCTTGGCGAAGTGCCGAAAAACTTCAACTATAAAGGAAAAAATTACACTCCTCAATCTTTTGCAAAAGAAGTAGTAGGTATTAATCCTGATGAATATGTTGAGTTTGCTTCTTATTCTACTGAGCCTTATTACACAAAAACAATGATGATGGTTCCTGACAACTGGTCATTTGATTTAGTTTACAATGTGAAAATGAATGATATGACAACCATTATTGATAACGCAATTAAAAATGGATACACAGTGGCTTGGGCTTCTGACGTTAGTGAAAAAAGTTTTAGCTGGAAAAACGGTGTTGCATATATTCCAACAAAAAAGATTGATGATATGTCAACTGAGGAAAAAGAAAATATGTTCAATGGCCCTAAACCAGAGTTAGAAATAACAGAAGAGATGCGTCAAAAAGCATTTGACAATTACGAAACTACTGATGATCACGCAATGCATATTGTAGGAATAGCAAAAGATCAAACTGGCAAAGAATACTACATCGTTAAAAACTCTTGGGGAGCTACAAATGATTACAAAGGATATTTATACGTAAGCAAGAATTTTGTAAAATACAAAACGACATCGTTTATGGTAAACAAAGGAGGAATCCCAAGTGAAATTGCTAAAAAACTAGGAGTATAA
- the mtgA gene encoding monofunctional biosynthetic peptidoglycan transglycosylase encodes MATKVVPKKNKKTPKKETTSSMNRISRFLLKMLLWFFGISLFFVVLFKFVPVPFTPLMVIRAIENKSAGKEVYFNHDWEPLENISVNLQKAVIASEDGTFLRHNGFDFTAMQKAFKGNSRGRKIKGGSTISQQTAKNVFLWQGRSYVRKGLEAYFTVLIELVWGKERIMEVYLNSIEMGDGVYGAQAAAEHWYRKDAANLTPIQAAGIAAILPSPRKYKATGSSSYINNRKSKIVRVMRTVGKIEY; translated from the coding sequence ATGGCAACCAAAGTAGTACCTAAGAAAAATAAAAAAACACCCAAAAAAGAAACAACATCATCTATGAATAGAATAAGCCGTTTTTTATTAAAAATGTTATTGTGGTTCTTCGGAATCTCTTTGTTTTTTGTGGTCCTTTTCAAATTTGTACCCGTTCCATTCACCCCATTAATGGTGATTAGAGCGATAGAGAATAAATCTGCAGGGAAAGAAGTTTATTTTAATCACGATTGGGAACCTTTGGAAAATATTTCCGTGAATTTACAAAAGGCCGTCATTGCTAGTGAAGATGGAACTTTTTTAAGACACAACGGTTTTGACTTTACGGCTATGCAAAAGGCATTTAAAGGAAATTCAAGAGGACGTAAAATAAAAGGAGGTAGTACCATTTCACAGCAAACCGCCAAAAATGTATTTCTTTGGCAGGGTAGAAGTTATGTTAGAAAAGGACTCGAAGCGTATTTCACTGTGCTAATTGAACTTGTTTGGGGTAAAGAACGCATTATGGAAGTGTACCTTAATAGTATAGAGATGGGCGACGGTGTTTATGGCGCACAGGCAGCAGCTGAACATTGGTATAGAAAAGATGCCGCTAATTTGACACCTATCCAGGCTGCCGGAATTGCTGCAATACTACCTAGCCCCCGAAAATATAAAGCAACCGGTTCTTCATCTTATATCAACAATCGAAAATCCAAAATTGTTCGTGTGATGCGAACTGTAGGTAAAATTGAATATTAG
- a CDS encoding GEVED domain-containing protein produces MIKKLLSIALIAVTSTSFAQGGDFWKSSTQKSGSTVFENKKQLKQTSLFDLDINGLKKALANSPKRNALSGKSSVVVSFPNGEGKLENFRIVESSNMDPVLAAKYPEIKSYVGQGIENPTATIHFSLSPLGLQTMSINADQSAVFIEPYSTDLSTYTVYKKSDKAASLSKFDCTVIDNAKKDLNTATLRPNADDGNLRTFKLAMSVTGEYTAYFGGTKALALAGINNTMTRVNAIFEKDFGVHMNLIANNDLVIYTSASTDPYSASSSKANWNQQLQTTLTNVIGNANYDVGHLFGGDGGGGNAGCIGCVCKNPTTSVPLGKGSGYTSPGDGIPQGDNFDVDYVAHELGHQFGANHTFTHSNQVVVAQVEPGSGSTIMGYAGITGATDVQAHSDAFFHAISIEQVTNYVKSTTCQTTTLTGNAVPTVNAGLDYTIPKGTPFMLTGVATDANGNVLTYDWEQMNTGTSSTTYPSVTATSGPAFRSFVPSASPTRYFPQLSTVQTGATSWKWEAVPNVARTMNFRLTVRDNHAGGPANNSDDAIVTVNTTAGPFTVDSPNTAVSYVGGSTQTIAWNVAGTTANGVNAANVDILLSTDGGNTYPIIIAAATPNDGTQAVTIPNIAGTQNRIMVKGTNHIFFDISNTDFTITGGIIDNTAPTTPTALSASGTTETTTNLSWNASTDDVAVTGYDVYRGTTLMATVTTTTYNVTGLTASTAYTFSVKAKDAAGNISASSNVINVTTAAPFVDTIAPTAPSSLAASGTTTTTTNLTWTASTDNVGVTDYDVYQGTTLIATVNTTTYNVSGLTAATAYSFSVKAKDAAGNISASSNVANVTTPAVVLSYCDSKGNSVNDEYIGKVQFGTINNPSAGGTGYSDFTAIGTDVTIGTSNTITITPTWTGSVYSEGYAVWIDYNQDGDFDDAGELVWSKAASTTNPVSGTITIPASATTGATRMRVSMKYNGIPSSCETFSYGQVEDYTVTIVAEIVDTTAPTAPSALAASGTTETTTNLSWTASTDNIAVVAYDVYIGTTILGTVTTTSANVTGLNPGTAYSFSVKAKDEAGNVSASSNVVNVTTLTPFVDTIAPTAPTTLTASGTTTTTTNLSWNASTDNVGVTAYDVYQGSTLKATVTTTSYNVTGLSSATAYTFSVKAKDEAGNISASSNVVNVTTLSATLTYCASQGNSVADEKIGKVVFGSINNTSTGGTGYTDFTSKSTNVTIGTSNTITITPDWTGTKYKEGYAVWIDYNQDGDFNDAGELVWSKAASTTTPVSGSFTIPANAKLGTTRMRVSMKYNGIPTACETFSYGQVEDYTVNITSVSKETETSRSSISDIKVYPNPTSSLLNVTSVSENATYRVYNMLGQTVMNGKLSNGSVDVSIINEGNYILEVTDKGTSTVKRFIKK; encoded by the coding sequence ATGATAAAAAAATTACTCTCGATTGCATTAATTGCAGTCACCAGTACCTCCTTTGCCCAGGGAGGAGATTTCTGGAAGTCATCTACTCAAAAAAGCGGGTCCACCGTTTTTGAAAACAAAAAACAACTAAAACAAACCAGCTTATTCGACCTTGACATCAACGGTTTAAAGAAAGCATTGGCTAATTCTCCAAAAAGAAATGCGCTTTCTGGAAAATCAAGTGTAGTTGTATCTTTTCCAAACGGGGAAGGGAAATTAGAAAATTTCAGGATTGTTGAATCTTCTAATATGGATCCTGTATTAGCAGCTAAATACCCTGAAATCAAATCTTACGTTGGTCAAGGAATTGAGAACCCAACGGCAACGATTCATTTCAGTTTGTCTCCTCTTGGTTTACAAACGATGTCAATTAACGCTGACCAATCGGCTGTTTTTATCGAACCTTACTCAACTGATTTAAGCACTTATACTGTTTATAAAAAATCAGATAAAGCGGCCTCACTTTCAAAATTTGATTGTACTGTAATTGACAATGCAAAAAAAGACTTAAACACAGCTACTTTAAGACCAAATGCTGATGACGGAAACTTAAGAACTTTCAAATTAGCTATGTCGGTTACAGGTGAATACACCGCTTATTTTGGAGGTACAAAAGCATTAGCCCTTGCAGGTATCAACAATACTATGACACGTGTAAATGCTATTTTCGAAAAAGATTTTGGGGTTCATATGAATCTTATTGCTAATAATGATTTAGTTATTTACACTAGTGCTTCAACAGATCCATACTCAGCTTCTTCTTCAAAAGCAAACTGGAACCAACAATTACAAACTACTTTAACAAATGTTATTGGAAATGCAAATTATGATGTTGGTCACCTTTTTGGTGGTGATGGTGGAGGTGGTAATGCTGGATGCATCGGATGTGTATGTAAAAACCCAACAACGAGTGTTCCTTTAGGAAAAGGAAGTGGATACACTTCTCCCGGTGATGGTATTCCACAAGGAGACAACTTTGATGTTGATTATGTAGCACATGAATTAGGGCACCAATTTGGGGCTAATCATACGTTTACACATTCTAATCAAGTAGTGGTAGCTCAGGTTGAACCTGGAAGCGGATCAACTATTATGGGGTATGCTGGAATTACGGGTGCTACAGATGTTCAAGCGCATAGCGATGCTTTCTTTCATGCTATAAGCATTGAGCAAGTAACAAATTATGTAAAAAGCACAACTTGCCAAACTACTACCTTAACAGGAAACGCAGTTCCAACAGTAAATGCGGGACTTGACTACACTATACCAAAAGGAACTCCTTTTATGTTAACAGGAGTAGCTACAGATGCCAATGGTAATGTACTAACTTATGACTGGGAACAAATGAATACGGGAACATCGTCAACCACTTACCCAAGTGTTACAGCGACTTCAGGACCTGCGTTTAGATCATTTGTACCATCAGCTTCACCAACACGTTATTTCCCTCAGTTATCCACTGTTCAAACAGGAGCTACTTCATGGAAATGGGAAGCAGTGCCAAATGTGGCAAGAACAATGAACTTTAGACTGACTGTTCGTGACAATCACGCTGGCGGACCTGCAAATAATAGTGATGACGCAATAGTAACAGTAAATACTACGGCAGGACCTTTCACTGTCGATTCTCCTAATACAGCCGTTTCTTATGTTGGTGGTTCGACTCAGACAATAGCATGGAATGTTGCAGGAACAACTGCAAATGGTGTAAACGCTGCCAATGTAGATATCCTACTATCTACTGACGGAGGAAACACCTATCCGATTATCATAGCTGCTGCAACTCCAAATGATGGAACACAAGCCGTAACCATTCCTAATATTGCTGGAACACAAAACAGAATCATGGTAAAAGGAACTAATCATATTTTCTTTGATATTTCTAATACTGATTTTACGATTACTGGAGGAATAATTGATAATACTGCCCCTACAACACCTACTGCTTTATCAGCATCAGGAACAACAGAGACTACAACAAATTTATCATGGAACGCTTCTACTGATGATGTAGCCGTAACAGGATACGATGTATATCGAGGGACTACTTTAATGGCTACAGTAACAACTACTACTTATAATGTAACTGGTTTGACTGCCTCTACAGCTTATACTTTTTCAGTTAAGGCTAAAGATGCTGCAGGAAACATTTCTGCTTCCAGTAATGTAATAAACGTTACAACTGCTGCTCCTTTTGTAGATACAATTGCTCCTACAGCTCCATCTTCATTGGCCGCTTCAGGAACTACTACTACAACAACTAATTTAACCTGGACAGCATCTACAGATAATGTAGGAGTAACAGATTATGATGTATATCAAGGAACAACTTTAATAGCTACAGTAAACACTACTACTTACAATGTAAGCGGATTGACTGCTGCTACAGCATATTCTTTCTCTGTTAAAGCAAAAGATGCTGCTGGAAATATTTCTGCGTCTAGTAATGTTGCAAACGTTACAACTCCAGCGGTAGTTTTATCTTATTGTGATTCGAAAGGAAATAGCGTAAATGATGAATATATTGGAAAAGTACAATTTGGCACAATAAACAATCCTTCTGCCGGCGGAACAGGTTATAGCGATTTTACCGCTATTGGAACTGATGTGACAATTGGTACTTCTAACACTATTACGATCACACCTACTTGGACAGGGTCAGTTTATAGCGAAGGATATGCCGTTTGGATTGATTACAATCAAGATGGAGATTTTGATGATGCAGGAGAACTAGTTTGGTCAAAAGCGGCATCAACCACTAACCCGGTTTCTGGAACTATTACGATCCCAGCTTCGGCTACGACCGGAGCAACAAGGATGAGAGTTTCAATGAAATACAACGGAATCCCTTCTTCTTGTGAAACATTTTCTTATGGTCAGGTGGAAGATTATACGGTAACAATTGTTGCAGAAATAGTTGACACAACTGCCCCGACAGCACCATCAGCTTTAGCAGCTTCTGGTACTACTGAAACTACTACTAATTTATCTTGGACAGCTTCTACAGATAATATTGCTGTAGTTGCATACGATGTTTACATAGGAACAACTATACTAGGCACTGTAACGACTACATCCGCTAATGTCACTGGATTAAATCCTGGTACAGCATACTCATTCTCAGTAAAAGCAAAAGATGAGGCAGGGAATGTTTCTGCTTCAAGTAATGTAGTTAATGTTACAACTTTAACTCCTTTCGTTGATACAATTGCTCCAACAGCACCAACAACATTGACAGCTTCAGGAACTACAACGACAACGACAAACCTATCTTGGAATGCATCAACAGATAATGTTGGCGTAACAGCTTACGATGTGTATCAAGGAAGCACATTAAAAGCAACCGTAACAACTACATCTTATAATGTTACTGGATTATCTTCTGCTACCGCTTATACTTTTTCTGTAAAAGCAAAAGATGAGGCAGGAAATATCTCTGCTTCAAGTAATGTGGTAAATGTTACAACTTTATCTGCAACGCTTACATATTGTGCTTCACAAGGAAACAGTGTAGCAGATGAGAAAATTGGCAAAGTAGTTTTTGGGTCAATAAACAATACTTCAACTGGAGGAACAGGTTATACTGATTTCACTAGTAAGTCTACTAATGTAACTATTGGAACGTCTAATACAATTACCATTACACCGGATTGGACAGGTACTAAATACAAAGAAGGATATGCTGTTTGGATTGATTACAATCAGGACGGAGATTTTAATGACGCTGGCGAATTAGTTTGGTCTAAAGCAGCATCTACAACAACTCCGGTTTCAGGTTCGTTCACCATTCCTGCAAATGCTAAGTTAGGTACAACAAGAATGAGAGTCTCAATGAAATACAATGGGATTCCTACCGCTTGCGAAACGTTCTCTTATGGTCAAGTAGAAGATTATACTGTAAACATTACTTCTGTTTCTAAAGAAACTGAAACTTCAAGAAGTAGTATTTCAGATATTAAAGTATACCCTAACCCTACATCTTCTCTATTGAACGTAACTTCAGTTTCTGAAAATGCAACATACAGAGTTTACAATATGCTTGGACAAACGGTTATGAACGGTAAATTATCAAATGGATCAGTTGACGTTTCTATCATTAATGAAGGAAACTACATTTTAGAAGTAACCGACAAGGGTACATCTACAGTAAAACGTTTTATCAAAAAATAA
- a CDS encoding FAD-binding oxidoreductase, which translates to MQLSYWELKNWFTNIDYTIVGSGIVGLHAALRLREKFPASKILVLEKGMLPHGASTKNAGFACFGSISEIIDDLNSHSEDEVFNLVQKRWKGLQLLRKRLGDATIDFKSYGGYELFLKEDESCFNDCVNKLPYINELLKPLFKADVFAKETDRFGFNGIKEHMVFNPFEAQIDTGNMMQALLKQAVSENILILNQQTVTSFLDKGENVEIVLDDFSFKTKKVFFATNGFANTLTNGAVKPARAQVLITEPIKDLNIKGTFHLDRGYYYFRNIGDRILLGGGRNLDFDAETTTAFAQTELIQNKLEQLLKEVILPNNDFKIEHRWSGIMGIGESKSPIVSQLSENVYCGVRLGGMGVAIGSLIGTELADLI; encoded by the coding sequence ATGCAATTAAGTTATTGGGAATTAAAGAATTGGTTTACAAATATCGATTATACAATTGTAGGTAGTGGAATAGTTGGCTTGCACGCAGCATTGCGCTTACGCGAAAAATTCCCTGCCAGTAAAATTTTAGTTCTTGAGAAAGGGATGTTGCCTCATGGAGCCAGTACAAAAAATGCCGGTTTTGCCTGTTTTGGAAGTATTTCTGAAATTATAGACGATTTAAATTCCCATTCTGAAGATGAGGTTTTTAATCTCGTTCAAAAACGATGGAAGGGATTGCAGTTATTAAGGAAAAGATTAGGAGACGCGACAATAGATTTTAAATCTTATGGAGGTTACGAATTGTTTTTAAAGGAAGACGAGAGTTGTTTTAATGACTGCGTTAATAAATTACCTTATATAAATGAATTGTTAAAACCTCTTTTTAAAGCGGATGTGTTTGCCAAAGAAACGGACCGTTTTGGGTTTAACGGGATTAAGGAACATATGGTTTTTAATCCTTTTGAAGCACAAATCGACACCGGTAATATGATGCAGGCACTCTTGAAACAGGCTGTATCCGAAAATATTCTGATTTTAAATCAACAAACGGTAACTTCTTTTTTAGATAAAGGTGAAAATGTTGAGATTGTACTGGATGATTTCAGTTTTAAAACTAAAAAAGTTTTCTTTGCAACAAATGGATTTGCAAATACATTGACAAACGGTGCTGTAAAACCTGCCAGAGCGCAGGTGTTAATAACCGAACCTATTAAAGATCTCAATATCAAAGGCACATTTCATCTGGATCGAGGGTATTATTATTTTAGAAACATTGGAGACAGGATATTATTAGGAGGTGGTAGAAATCTAGATTTTGATGCGGAGACCACAACCGCCTTTGCTCAAACAGAATTGATTCAAAATAAATTGGAACAACTATTAAAAGAAGTAATTTTGCCAAACAATGATTTCAAAATAGAGCATCGTTGGAGCGGAATTATGGGAATTGGAGAAAGTAAGAGCCCTATTGTTTCTCAATTATCTGAAAACGTATATTGCGGTGTCAGATTAGGTGGAATGGGAGTGGCAATAGGAAGTTTAATTGGAACAGAATTAGCAGATTTAATATAA
- a CDS encoding AraC family transcriptional regulator, translating into MPIENIPEIYFQNKNTPQDIFVYDFKMTSDVVKSKVNLSMNMFSFLQVGKKQVHFADTSMAVNSKQSLLLKKGNWLWTELLDTEAIYYCKLFFFSEKKLIDFLSKYTNNIKPHKEEVPYFVIENDQYIAAFIDSLSSNTYTNHSYSDALLSLKFEEIMLYLLNKYGDKFEFYLHSLISKEVSPFKNIVESNVYSNLKLEEIAFLCNMSLSTFKRYFAHEYSEPPGKWLQDKRLQRAKELLQKGELKASDIYLDIGYNNLSNFSIAFKNKFGTSPTDISN; encoded by the coding sequence ATGCCAATAGAAAACATTCCTGAAATTTATTTTCAGAACAAGAATACACCTCAAGACATATTTGTTTATGATTTTAAGATGACTAGCGATGTTGTAAAAAGCAAAGTCAATCTAAGTATGAATATGTTTAGCTTTCTTCAAGTGGGAAAAAAGCAAGTTCATTTCGCTGATACTTCCATGGCCGTAAATAGCAAACAATCCTTGTTATTAAAAAAAGGAAATTGGCTGTGGACTGAGTTATTAGATACAGAAGCTATTTATTATTGTAAACTATTCTTTTTTTCAGAAAAAAAGCTAATCGATTTTTTAAGTAAATACACTAACAATATCAAGCCTCATAAAGAGGAAGTTCCTTATTTTGTTATTGAAAATGACCAATATATTGCCGCTTTTATCGACTCCTTATCTTCTAATACTTATACAAATCATAGTTATAGCGATGCCTTGTTATCTTTGAAATTTGAAGAGATCATGCTTTATCTCTTAAATAAATATGGCGATAAATTCGAGTTTTATTTACACTCGCTTATATCTAAAGAGGTTTCTCCTTTTAAAAATATAGTAGAAAGCAATGTGTACTCTAATCTAAAATTGGAAGAAATAGCCTTTCTATGTAATATGAGTCTGTCAACATTCAAACGTTACTTCGCTCATGAATATAGTGAGCCTCCTGGAAAGTGGCTGCAAGACAAAAGACTACAAAGAGCAAAAGAATTATTACAAAAGGGAGAACTGAAAGCTTCAGATATCTATCTCGATATTGGTTATAACAACTTGTCCAACTTTAGTATAGCCTTTAAAAATAAGTTCGGAACAAGTCCAACAGATATTTCTAATTAA